In a genomic window of Penaeus vannamei isolate JL-2024 chromosome 10, ASM4276789v1, whole genome shotgun sequence:
- the LOC113804316 gene encoding BOS complex subunit TMEM147 has product MTFFHFGNCVALAYGPYFLTYKYSGMPEYGAFWKCVQVGGMYMLTQLCKMLLLATFFPTSDGPPESASFITEVVKTTVDFGDVMGLSIVMGRVVASGHIKVLIAGLGWAAADLFLTRALPLWVGARGLEFDWKYIQISLDANISLVHHLNMALLVWLWWRTSLASALRPIVAALIVGCVYRPLLPQLLTILLGARPSGFTLLSAFAIPTLCTTLIAGHIFITHSSSIRSY; this is encoded by the exons ATGACTTTCTTCCACTTCGGAAATTGTGTTGCCTTGGCCTATGGACCTTATTTCCTCACTTACAAATACTCTGGAAT GCCAGAGTATGGTGCATTCTGGAAATGTGTACAAGTAGGAGGAATGTACATGCTGACACAGCTGTGCAAAATGCTGCTGCTTGCAACATTCTTCCCAACGTCTGATGGTCCTCCTGAAAGCGCCAGTTTTATAACG GAAGTGGTAAAGACGACAGTAGACTTTGGAGATGTTATGGGCCTGAGCATTGTGATGGGTCGTGTGGTTGCTTCGGGACACATCAAAGTACTCATTGCTGGCCTAGGGTGGGCAGCGGCTGACCTGTTCCTGACGCGTGCCCTTCCTCTCTGGGTGGGCGCAAGGGGGCTGGAGTTTGACTGGAAATACATTCAGATCAGTTTGGATGCCAATATCAGTTTG GTCCACCACCTCAACATGGCTCTCCTGGTGTGGCTGTGGTGGCGTACCAGCCTGGCCTCAGCACTCCGACCCATCGTGGCTGCACTGATTGTGGGCTGCGTGTACAGGCCGCTCCTGCCCCAGCTGCTCACCATCCTCCTAGGGGCTAGGCCTTCGGGATTCACCCTCCTCTCTGCCTTTGCGATACCCACCCTATGCACCACACTCATCGCTGGACACATATTCATCACTCATAGTTCATCCATCCGGTCCTACTAG